TATACAGTGGACAAAAAATACTGACTAAAATACCGTTAAATATAACAGACTGACTATTATACCACCGATCTGTCATCTTCAAATAGgtattttattcacattttatttggaGTGATTGTCATATTTCAGATGGGTTATTTACAGACTGAAAACAAGTAAACTGGagatcatttttcatgtttacgCTTTATATTTAAACTTTGGAGTTGCTGCAGTTTGATAAATTACACCAAATTGTTGAATtgtttataatataatagtCTTTCTATTTTAACTTAGTTCCCAGGCCTTCAGTTATTTTTAGAGTCACTCAAACTTGAATTAATGAGTTGCTGAATCACAGAAAACTATTTTACTCAATATGAAACTAAAGAAGGCTCCATACAGTTTGAGCTTACCAGATCCCGTTTCCTTTTCAGATCCCGGTTTTCAAATTTCTTAATTTCGGCCTTAAAGCCTTCTGTCTCACCGGAGTCTTTGGCCAAGACGTCCATCAGGTAGGCGATGTAACTGGTCGCCAGAcgtaaagttttaattttagacAGTTTTGTGTCTGCAGGGACGTTCGGGATGCACTCCCGCAGCTCGGCGAAAGCTGTGTTGATGCTCTCCGTCCTCCGGCGCTCCTTCTTCGGCCCCGACGCTCTCCTCTTCCCCATCCCCACTTGAAGGTTCTCCAGCCGGCCATCGTGAGTCGCTCCAGACGCGATCTCCACGGCCGGGTAGGGCGCCTGGATCTGGAAGTCCGGGGGCATCTCGCCGTGGTTCACCACCCAGCTCTGGAAGTACGGCGCATCCTGGTGACACCGCTGTACGAACGGGAAGGGTTCGTGCATCAGGTGGTGGTGATGCTGGTAGCCCCCGATGAGGTTCATGTTGAGCGGGATAACAAATGCGGTAGTTGGGGTTTGTGCTGTCGCCCTCGGTCTCGCTCTGCTGCTGCCCCAAAACGGTCTCTGCTCGGGGATGTACAGCCAACAGAACTCATTCAAGACCTAGATATGTATCCCCTTGAATGCATTAACGAGTCAAACCAAACGTAACCACCGACTTTTACATCGTTGTCATTCTGAAAGCGACTTCAGCCGAGGTGAAATAGGCCGGAAAAAAGTTAGTAATTCCAGAGAACAAATATCGGCGATCTGATGAGctccactttctttctttcttgcgaTCGTTTCCTGAAGAGGCTGCTCTGATTTGCCTAAGAAATTTGACCCCGGTGAAGGTGTGAGGGCCCCAGGTTTATATGATTTGGATGTCAGCGTGGAAAGGAGGCAGCCAATAGACGAGAGAGCCTAGATGGGAGGAGAGTCTGGAGAGGTTCGCAATAACATAAGCCATGGTGCCACAATCTCACAGCACTACACTAGGAGAAACAATCTGCTTGTTGGAGTTGGCTGCTGGCTACGCAGACATGCACATAAGAGAAAAAAGTTGTCCAACTCTGTCAGGTTTTGTAAAAAATAAGGTGTTGTCAGTTAGAATGTCCTCTTTTAATTTTGGAGAGATTTACGCACAAAATTTACGCACCCTCTGTTAGGCTTGGCCTGCTGATAAGGttgattttctttctgtatttcagtggaaagataattattttgtattatttaaatcaatatttactAACTCGTGGTTtgtaaatatgtgaaatgaACACAGCAGGTATTTAAAATCAAGAACTTGATTTTAAAGATGCGCacttgaaatgaaaagagaaagataaaaatcTTCAGCTTTAACTGACtactcagatttttttaaatgcacacacGATAAAACATCTTATATATTGTGATTAAGTCGCCCTGGCTTTAAAAACCTAACTTTCCAGGGGATTAGTTGTCCATTTTGGCATAAAACAAGTTCATTTTTGAAGGATGAACGAATAACACATACCATCATATTGTTTCTgttgaaatattacatttttttctcgtTAAATCTTCATTTACGTCAATATGCTGCCACACCCCATTATTTAACTCTAGAAATATGAAATTATTTATCACTTTAATCGTGTTCTGTTCCTTGAGCCAGGTGCTTGTTTAAAGATATTCTACGTTTTTTTCccatgttttctcaaaagcgTAATGGTCAAATGGCCGAATTTAGACAACATTATCAGAGTGAATAGGCCTGAGGAGGTTTTATACACCTCTCCTTTTCCAGTAATAACATGAGGTATGTTTCATAGCGCTTTGGGAAGATGAAAAGTTTGATGAATTATTTGGCACTTTTGGGACAGACAGTCTGTGCCCTGCTGTCATACCTCGGCAGTAGAGGGAACTCCCAGGCCTGTAGCGCCTTTATCTCCGCATTAATTCCCCACAGCTCctcacacactaaacacaccATCTTATCTCTATCGCCTAAAAACATTATCCCATTACATTACATGACCTTGACGCTATTTAGAAACCATTTACAGCCGCGTCTTATCTAAATACAGCCATAAATCAAGAGTTGTCACCTCCAGAAGGGTTACATGTATTCCATAAAAGCTCTTCTGGCCTGCTCACTGTTTACAGCACGGCAGTTTGCGGCATATTTCACCGTCCACCCGTGTtacaataaataatcatcagtcaCAACTTTATGTCCCTTATTTTACACGATGTACTACTGAAGTCTGCAGGGACATTTTCCAAAGATGTTCTCATTTGCACATAAAGTGCTCAGTTTAGTTTTAAGCATCAAGCTGTTCAAGCTGTAATactttgttctttaaaaaaaaaaaaaaatcgataGGTGCTAATGTTCTGCAATATTTGGTTTAAATATCATTATCTTAAGTTTTCCACTAACCGagatcaaaaagaaaaaaaaaaaatcctttacatCATTTGAGCCAAGTTATGAGTTTATTTGCAGATTTAGATTCAGATTTCAGCCAATAATATTGATCTGCTGATAAAATGTATTGCTGTACTGCAGTATAAATTACCCAACAGTATAACAAGTTACATTAAACACCTCATTGGACCTGCTACAACACTAATGCTGCTTTCACTTCAGTGTGTCATTAATTTAGCCCTGTTCTTCATAATGAGCACTTTTACTTTGATATTGAAATACACTAGCAGAGCTTTTAGTTCAGTaaaatgtttctgctttttactTGGAGTTGCTTTTTCTAATTAAGTGTTTTCTAATGGAGTGGTTATATTACATACTATAGTAAGCTTTTATTGACCAAACTAAGAAgccaaaactaaaaaataacagaaataatgaGACACAGAAAAGCCACATAGTGcagaaatgtgatttattaaacATCTTTACTAAATGATTAAACTTGTTCTTAGGAGATTATCTACATACAACATCTACAATATCCATGAAAGATGCACAGATCCATATCCATAGCTGACTTTATTCTCTGGTACAATATTCCTATAAAACACCATCATTAAGTGATTTTTATTAGACTGAAAACTGAATGTGCAAAATTGTGATATAGCACAAATTGTTTTAATATGATGATGATTCTGTCTTcaacctgtttttttatttcataggGAGGACGTTTGATAactattaaaatgtcaaatccACAAATCTGAGAAAACCCCACTAAATCTACGATCAATccgttttttaaaagttttttttgtgtagtaCACTTCATAcaagttattgttatttaaataGCTTTATAGGTGACTGGCGACAAGCTCACCTCATTAATAACTgcacaaaacaattaatattatttttttttttacatattgttATGCAAAAGCTGGTGCAGAGTGGAGGTacatcctcctctctgtcctgtttGCCACTCACATGTTACCTCCGCTGTCAGCATGAAAAACACCATGCAGCCCCCAGAAAGAAAACCTGACACTGTTGATTAAGACGTCCACTACACAGAGATGAAATACAATACTGGTCATACTCCCACCAaccccctctcttctctttctctccatctttctccttttctctatcactttctcctctcccttcttATTTCACTTCtactctttttaaaaacctgtctCTATTCTTTGTCTCAGTGTATCACTTCACCCCCCAAAACCTTTAACCAGAACCTTTCGTCTTTTTgatccccccctcctttttttccttctctttacTTGATATCGCTGGAGGTGCTGAAAGACTTGGGCAACAGTAATAGTCTCTTCATATTTTGCTTTCAACCCCAATAGACTtcagtcatctctctctcttgctctctcccCTCTTGCTACTTTGCCAGGGGAAACATCCAAAATAGGTCATAAGGAGCCATCTTGGCCGTGTTATGAATTCTCCTCATAATTGTTTGTGTCATCATGTAGATTTTTCAATAGACACTGCTTCCCTCCTCTTCAGAATGCTTACCCTCAACTctacatttcaaaacaaatattCTCCCTGATTCAAAGCTGAGCATGCTCTGCATGGAAAACGCTGCGGAGCACGCTCAGCGCTGACTGTTTATCATACAGGGGCTCCTAC
This Scomber scombrus chromosome 14, fScoSco1.1, whole genome shotgun sequence DNA region includes the following protein-coding sequences:
- the LOC133994021 gene encoding heart- and neural crest derivatives-expressed protein 1-like, whose amino-acid sequence is MNLIGGYQHHHHLMHEPFPFVQRCHQDAPYFQSWVVNHGEMPPDFQIQAPYPAVEIASGATHDGRLENLQVGMGKRRASGPKKERRRTESINTAFAELRECIPNVPADTKLSKIKTLRLATSYIAYLMDVLAKDSGETEGFKAEIKKFENRDLKRKRDLTDGLPESLGAEKKVKGRTGWPQQVWALELNQ